GTCCACCTCCGCCATCGATCCAGGGCGGGACTTTAAATGAGAGGACGACCCAAGATACACAAACAACTGTGGACGGTGACGTTACTTTGCCATCTGGCTTTTCATGTGATCCACATCCTGTATGCAAAAGCACCGGAGTAATGAATTTCCCCATTTTCCTCAGAAATAAGGCAGGCAGCCATTGGTAAAAGCTTCAAGCCAACAATGCTACCGCAAACCTCTTGTGATAAACTGTGTCAGTTGAAGTGTTTGCCAGGAGATACATGCTGCCTACTTCAGTATGTGCTAGAATGTGTAGTTTTGCTAGGCTCCTAGATAATATTGAGTAGTgattatgcaaaaaaaacaaaaaacaaagaatcaaCATGGGGAAAACTTCATCTGTTTATCAGTATCCACATTATTCTGAGTATTGCTGAAGTTAAAGACTGTTGATTAACCACACAGCAAATTGGGCATCCAGACACTAGCTAATGTCCTCTATATGCATTTTGTCATGCACAGCACACTGGAAAAACATACTCTGCCCATCTGTGCTGCCACTGGAATGGCTGTGGGCTGTAAGAGATGGGTTAGCATTTGGGAATAACTTACATCACAGAAAACGGGTTGAGTTGAGGACACTCTCGTTTGGACTCATACAGAGGATATGCAGAGAGGACAAATACACAGTGGTTCTCAGCGTGTGTTACAGTGGAGACAATTAAAGCTCCTTTGAGGAAGACTCACAATGTCGCATTCCATTATCCTGAATCTCATGCTAACTGGGTCGTAGTcctcttcaaagaaaaaaaacatgatgctTTCTGGCCTTAAACTGCTGCCTGCCCTCAGCTGCTCAATGTTCCTCTGTGTCATGCTGTTAGCATATACCGCACGCTGTGGTCAGCTCTGACCCACAAGCCAATAGTCTTAATTTCCCTCTCCGTACTCCACACAGCATCCCTCCATTCCCCTGCTGCATTCTTCATTGTTTACtgtagtaatgttttctttcaccATTGTACAGCAggcttaaaaaatatatatttatgctgTAGACAAACCTAATggcaacagcagtgcttttcaACAGTTACCTCTATAAATGTGGGCACTCTTTGCTGCGCCACCATTCACAATGTGAATTTCACATAAACAAGATGAACTGCAGAGAGCGGGGCTACACATATCTCTAGGTAATAATCCATGTTATCATTTAagtgcagctcatccaaaaaaataaataaatatgtaaatatgggACAGAGGCTGTGGAGAGGCTGCACTGCTTTCATGTTTTGACTTGGTGGGGCAAGCGTTCTGCATCAGCCGGATTATCACAGCCTCTGTTAACCGTCAAACGCAGCACTGTCCCCACGCGCACATCAGAGAATCACGTTTCTGTCTGAGCTTATGGAAAGGAGCTGCTGAGAGCACAAACactgagagaaactgagagatgCACTGCACTCGGCCACTGCTCAAGGAAGAGGGCTTTCTTCCACGGCACAGCTGGGAGATCCATTTGTGGTTTTACCATGTGCAGGTTTCTAACAGCGGCTGGGGCCGAGCTCCAGCCTGGGGAATTTTACAGGGTATGACCTCATGATTTCTGCAACATAAAGCAGACAGAAGCACATACAGAGCCTTTGGGCATCGGGCTGTTCAAAGTAAATTATAAAACAGCAAGGAAGGATGATGGATTAGTAATTTAAGAAAACAGTTCAGAATCAGCTAATTAGGTGAAAGATGCATGGGCAGTAAAGGCAACTCTGAAGCCGTCTGTGCTCAGCCCAGTATTATGTACTAAACCTTGCTGCCAGGGAAAGTGTTAAATGAAGGACAGCATAATGAAGCATCTTGCCCCACTATTTCGCTCATTTGAATGGCAGGTGTTCATGCTGTCTGCCCAATGGGAGTTCAGATGTCATTCTGTCATGGGAAGTTTAGCCATGGAGGCACTGTGTGGGCCTTAGAGGACATGCTGGGACATGCCCTGTGGCTCCTTAGCCACCCAACACTGGGAATTGCACCACTTGGGAATGAGAATTCATTTACATTCCGAAAGTTGCTTAGTGGGTCCTCTtacacagagcaacttacatatcatccatttaaaCAATCTACTTGTTcagtggtacaacagcaggCAGCTTTCAGTGTTCTGGTTATACTCCTTACCACAACATCCCACTAGCAGGGTTTCTCACAGAGGTGAGATGATGGTTCAGAGTAAGAGAGAAGGATTTTAAATTTCAGCGCCCACTTCATGGGATAGACTACTGAAATGGCACCGACCACCTACAAGGGACCGAAAGAATGCCAGCTTTCAAAAGCGGCCTTTATCAAAACGTAGGTGGAAGAAAACCTGCCCTGCAACTGGAATTCCCCCGTCTCCGTTACTATCTGAGTAGAAGGTGGCCTGCTCTTTCTATCCCTGCTTTAAAGAACAATATGGTTCCACTGTGGTCTCCTCTTTAACGAAGGTGCACTGCCCACTGTCAAACAGATCACAGTCTCACTTCTGTTATCTATCACTTATAGAAGTAAGAATGAAAGTGCttcctgattttaaaaaagtgagtCCAGGGTCCAGGTTTTGTATAGTTCCCATAAGCTTATGTCATATTAGCATGTGGGGCCTTCCTGTTTCCTGACAAATTCACATAAGTGTGCAGACTGCAGAGGAGAAGGGGGCATTGCAATTTTACAGTGTAACATTACGCTGACTTAGGATAGGAccaaatgttccaaaacatgGCTTTCAGTGAGGAAAAATGGCACCCGTTTTGATGATCACTTGTCTGTTCTATACAGGCTTTACTCTATAGATGGCCATTCAAGGCTTTGCCTGCTTTTCACCTCACAGACCAATTCAtctgttcctccctctcctAAATTACTGTTTTCAGATACAACAAGAAGGAATTCCAACAGCTCATGCTTCTGAATATGAAACTTAAACCGGATGGATCCAATTGTCTGAACATGAAATTGAAAAAGGTTAGCGCTCTCACGGAATTCAAGGCTACCGCCTCTGGATGAATGAGTTCTTTCTGAACCATTATCTGGTAATAAGAGCTTGAGGCGATTGTATTCGTCAAAAGTGCATTCCTGACAAGTGCTTTATCCCctgcaaataattttaaatcTGCGCATGTACATTATATCCGAAAGCGCTTTAGGCTGAAGAGCACAAAGCTTTCCCCAGCTAAACTCGCTTCAACATTTTCAGAGCTTTGAAACACTGGACTATAAATTAACGCAGAAGACGTGCAAATCGTACGACCCCGTCTAAGAGCAACTCCAATGAATGTAGCACGCATACAGTAAGAGAGAGGCGCAAACTTGAAGAGGAAAGACCAGCCCACTTCAAGTTGAGTCCTGCCCCAGTCTAATCTCTCAGTTGCCCCTCTGTCAATTTGATCCGTCAGTGCGCGTTTTCTCTGAGCGAGGGACAGCTGTAATGTGCGGGAGAACTGAAGAAATTCTAATGAGCATTGGTGGTACGTATTTCAGTACTTGCATGTTTAAATGATACATAGGACATGCTGGTAACAATTGGGAAAGTTCGGTTTGAGCATGTGGGTGTTGTTTCATTACGCACACAGAATGTTTGTGCGGCTTGTAAATGGACTGTTGGGCGATTCGGGCGAAGGCTGGGTGAGCGTGAGAACGTTCAATACGTTTCCCTCCCGAGTTTCATCTCCACATGTAGCAACATATTAGTCAGAGATTGTCACTGCGCGTACATTCTGAAAACGTTATACTGTTAAGTGTAGAGTAATCTGTAATTCAGTATGCGAACCTTTATCATGCACAAAGTTGAAACTACGTGCATTGTTGCAGTGTAACTGACCGCCGGTCTGTCAGGAAAATCCACGTGCAGTTATGAATGTTCAGTGTTCCACAGTATTTCGATTCAGGAGAGCTAGTTGTTGCAGttgttattttgaatttaaaatagaGAAAGCTGACATTTGGCACACTTGTCTAAAGCCGTCTCCGTCGAAATTGCTTTTAATAGTAAGCAGTATTCTCCAATTTCACATTGAACttaaaacatgttaatgttAACAATTGACTCAAGAAGGCAATCAAGAATTGACTGGCTCAATTTTAACAGAAGAGACTAAAATAATTAAACGCATCTGTCAATTATCTTGTCACTGGTATCTAGATATCTTTTTATgctttaattttatgttttgtttgattcttGAAGTTGTAGTTTTGGGGAAACAactaaaatactaaaataagGGCAACGTAAACGCAGAGGTAAACATAAAGGGAAAGTAGGCAATTGCAAATATAATaagaataattattattgtaaatatgtatgtatgtatgtatgtattattattattattattattattactgcagtAAGTGCGAGAAATGTATTCTGCGTCGTCTCACttggaaaatgttaaaatataggCAAGTGGGGCATGATGGTGCATAATTCAACAGAGAAACACGTTGATATAAATTAATGTCTTaagtttttccatttgaaatttcAAATGGGGCTAAAGTTTAACCTTTCAAGATTGCTGTAATCCACAGGGTACAGCGctcacattttctgaaaaattaatttgcagTGCCCTGTGGCATTTTAGCTTGTTGTTGCGACTTTATTCGTTAGTGATTGTTCAAACtttaaattgttttgctttgtcatcatttattttttagacGTCAATTCTGCAGCACGGCGCTTCAACAGCTTGCAAATCCACCAGAAGAGTCTTGCgcgccctctagtggtcacACGAAacagagcacagctgtgatTTCATCGGTGAAGGTGGCGCGGTGTACCAGGAAGATACATCAACATTACACATTATATCTTGTTCGTAGGATTATATCGACCATCGGCAGTTATACCGCCGCCACTGATACTAGGCGCAACAGAACTGAACctcctgtatttttaaaagcagaagcAATTTCTTTGACATAACACGACCTCCTTTTGTCCGGTTTTACGCTCTTTTAGAATGATGACTTTTAAATGGACTATGCGATAATTAACATGATTTAAAGCGGCACTATTTTTCAGAGGTTAAGGTTCAGAGGGCCCTTTCAACTATGGAAGCTTCCCATTTCGCCTTGGCGGAGGTCAGACCCACTGTGGCGGCCGTGGTGCCTGTCTCCACCTCCTCGCAGTATCTTGTCCGTTTCTTCCGCGAGTACCAGAACAACTCCGTCATCGTGGCGCATTACAACTACACCGGCAAGCTGAAGGAGAACAAGTACCAGGGTAGCCTGAAGCCGGAGGCCATTGTGTTCCTGGTCATCTGCCTGCTCATTGTGCTGGAGAATGCCGTGGTCCTGGTGGCCATCTGGAGGAACAAGAAGTTCCACCTGCCCATGTACTACCTGCTCGGCAACCTGACGCTGTCTGACCTGCTGGCAGGGTTCACCTACATGGTGAATATATTGATGTCGGGGCCCAACACGATGAAGCTGACCCCTCTGATGTGGTTCCTGAGGGAGGGTGGGGTCTTCATCACCCTGGCCGCCTCTATCATCAGCCTGTTGGCCATCGCCATTGAGCGCCACGTCACCATGGTGAACATGAAGCCCTACCACGGGGCCAAGCGGGGCCGCATGTTCGCGCTGATCGGGGCCAGCTGGGTGCTGTCGGTGCTGCTGGGGGTGCTGCCCGTCATGGGCTGGAACTGCCTGGGCCACCTGCCGGAGTGCTCCACCGTGCTGCCTCTCTACTCCAAGAGCTACATCCTCTTCTGCATCTCCGTCTTCAGCGCCGTCCTGCTCTCCATCGTGGTGCTGTACGTGCGCATCTTCCGCATCGTCAAGTCCAACACGCAGCGGCTGGGCAGCCTGCGCAAGGGCCTGGCCCGCAAGTCCCAGAAGTACATGGCCTTGCTGAAGACGGTCACCATCGTGCTGGGCGTCTTCATCGCCTGCTGGCTCCCGCTCTTCGTGCTCCTGCTGCTGGACTTCTGCTGCCAGGTGCGCGGCTGCAGCGTGCTCTTCAAGGCCGACTACTTCCTGGGCATCGCCATGGTCAACTCGCTGCTCAACCCCATCATCTACACGCTCACCAGCAAGGACATGCGCAGGGCCATCATCAAGCTGCTGTGCCGCCACTGCCTCATGACCAAGGACGGCCAGGTGAAGAAGATCGGCTTGGCCTTCCTGGAGTGCAGCACCAGCAAGACGGAGGTGGCGTCCCACAAGCTGGAAGGCCTGGAGACCACAGTCTCTTCAGGCAACATCACTCCCTCTCCTGTCAAAGCCCTGTATCCCAAGGTGTTAAACTCCTGAGCCAGGGACTCGTCACGGGAGACTCAGCCTGGCTGGGGAAAGTCTTGgggcagtgagggagaggagctCTACTTCAATAGACAGAGAGGAGTAGAAACAGTTGCTCCGCAAACCTCTCTCCAGCGGCACTTTTCTCAgcatcataataaaaaaaaacgaaagcACTGTGAAGAAGTATAAGACAGCTGAAGCAGTAGCGGCAGAGAACACAAGAGAGACCTGCTGTGGCCTTATGATGCTCGTTCTATCTTTGGAATCTGTCAGGCCCTGAACTGAAGAGTTCTAAAACTCCACTTGTTCTGACAAGTTTACCATATAGTGAAATTCCAGCAATCTCTACACATTCAACACTTTACAGAAGTGCCTGTTAAATATAGGAGACCGCTACATAAGTAAGGAAGCCCTTTTTTGTTGAGGATATGTGTCTTCCAAGTTTTACCTTTCTAAtttgcactgtatgtatgttcAGGAATGATGTTTCCACTAGACTGAACTGTACACAGTTTATGAGTAACACGCCTTTACCAGACGTCCCCTGAGGCTTTGTACACAGAAGGACATTactggaaaaaatgacaaaacaattgTTCGGACTGGTAGCGCTGAAGCTCTCAAGCTTAAGTCAAGTGAGTCATACTGGTTGTGCGTCAGTTCTCATGGTCTATTTTCAGACTGTTCTTGTGACTAGCGCCAGGAGAGTGCAATGAGCTCTTATATACCTGGATATTGCTGGTTTGAAGGTCTAGGTTGTAGCACTACCTTACAATGGTTTGGTAACCTAGACAAAATGCTGGATGACAGAGACAGGGTTGGGAAGGAGAAGCTGCACAGGATCATGCAAGAGAGCTCAGAGCTGCGAGAGGACAGGGCCTGATGAGAACATTGGGAAAATATAGTTTCATAGATCAGATGCAGATGAGTATTGTGGTACAATGTATGCAATACATGTCTTCcttttttgggtgggggtgtgtgtgtggggagggaggcggggaaGTACAACTTTAAGGCACTTGCTATAGCTTGCATCATGCCCCAAACAGAAGGTGCCTTTTGATGGCTTGTTGTTTCAGTACAGACCCTCACTCCCACTGTCATTAAGTGACCTGTCACTGTTTACCCTCTCACTTCTTggagattaaataaaaaaagcaaccTGCCATTATTAAGGCAACACCACCTGACTCTAGCCTTGTATTCTCTGACATATGACACAAATTCCCAGATCAGTCAAGGCCCTATACAGAGGGTTTTCAGCAGGAGGCTCAAACTGCGATTTTAccatagtatttttttttactctctgtTCATATGGACAGGCAACCAGCTGCTGGACCAGGACAGTGTAGACCTGCCCTCACAGTGGGCTTCTGTTCTGTACATGGGTGCCCTCATCTGACTCGACTGCATTTTTTATGCAGTGCCTGGAGCCCAGGGCTATAGAATTGACGTGGGAGCATATGTCCACTGTAAGCCTTCCATCTGAGCAGAAGATAGCAGCAGATGGCACATTTCTCAAGCTACAAGTAGAGCAAAGAGATGAGCCAAAAATAATTGCACGTCTTTTATTAGTCTGTAGATGAGAGTATGCGCGTCAAGAGTTAAAACCTGTGGAGACTGTGGAGCTATTTATCGAATGGACGTCCAGTTTCTGCTCCCGACAAGCTATTACTTATCATCCAAATGCTGtgcaacacaacagaaaacacaacaatgcATGCTTAAGCCCTGTACGCTtctggttttggttttgttgtgtgtgtggaacaaaGTAGCAGTTGTGAGAAAAATCATCATGCATTTCAAAGTATCTCAGAcctcaaacattttcattcGCAGTAATGTATATAGATGTATTAAATTAACTGTACATTTTTCTATCATGTCTATATGCAATAGTCAAAATGTGTCTAAAAGCCTCTTATGCTTTTtagagaaatatatattttttaagttaTGGGCTCTTCTCGTCAATGTTTTGTATGctcattgaaataaataaaatgtatcacGTTTACAGATTGTGGTCTTGTCTTTGGATTGTTTAAATTATATCgcaattaacacatttttagagCTGAGAAGAGAAATGTTACATTGGCTGAAAATgtatactgttaaaaaaaaagccatttaaaataCTTGGAATTAAAAATTGTGATGCGTGTCCTTTTAAATCTTACAGTTCTCAACTGTAAACACTATGTGCAATATTACTCTGCCATTACTTTTCTTTAGTGGAACTGAGCTCTACTAAATGCAGTTCTGCATTTATAATTGTGTGTATCTCACCATGGGTCTGGTGAACAGGCTAACAGTTTTAGAACTGTAACAGGAAGCATACTTTCCATATGCATCTGTTAAGATCATTGCCCTACATAGCTACACAAGCTTGAAATGTCTGTGTTATGTGACAGAACAAAGGACCCGCTTTTCAAAGCCAATCTCAAacgcatccccccccccctcaccctcacccccaaGAATCTAATGGGTTAATGAGTACTGCAGAAAAAGTGAGGCAAACTTCAAATGAGTCACAGAATGAAGGCAACTTAGGGTAACTTAAAGATTATTTTCTCGTGTGACCAGCAAATATGCTCCTGGGAGTCTACAAACAACCACGGTCTAAACATGTTATTTCACTGGGTTTGAGCTTTGTTCCCAGACAGCTGACACATAATGAATCACTACCAAAGCCACACCAAATCCTAACACATCTACAAGAGATAATTAAGGCTACTCACAATATGTTCttccctatttttttttttttaaaaatgactacatAATGATTGGAATAAATAGATGACAGCCCTCAATGACAATCTCAGGCTCCaacacacattatacattatacattttgcCTCATACACCCGActcttttcacaaaaaataaataaataaataaatatcccCTTGCGCACCTAATGCTGCATTGTTGCAGTGGAGGTAAACAGTTAGAGGGTGGCATATTATTTCATTGCAGCGTTAACTCCTGATCTGAATTTTCCTTTCCTGGTAAACACACTGACTCAGTGCACCCACCTCTGTACGGTATAGCCTTCACGCCACCCAGCCTAAGAGCAGACGCACACCTGTGGAGACACGCAGGGAGCTACTTCGGCTCTCAGCGAAGAAGAAACCCATCGCTTTGCATTGCGAGCAGAATAAATTCTGGGTGCTCTTTTGAAGTAAATCTCACCCACTTTCTTGCAGTGCCTACTCCTAACCGCAACCCACAGTGTCTGTCAGAAACAAGTCAACTTTTCACATAAAAAGATGAACAGCAGTACgggaaaatgattcatttgcaAAATAGAAAATTCACATGCGGCGGGTGATCACAGTTACCATTCTAGTTTTtctacagaaaacacagaagagaaCATGTTTTTGTTCAGCTGTACTTTGCAGTCTTCTCCACTGCTAGAGTGCAGGCTTTGTTAAAATGCATCAATTAAGCATCAAAAATGAACTTATAACAAAGAGGTAAGCAATGACAAAAGGGTCAAATACAAATCTGATGTTACACGTGTATGTTTATGCTCATATTAATATATACAATTAAACCATTTTGTGGTGCTTCTGAAAGCCtcttataaatacatatattatcaGATTAATTATTCATATGAATATCAGATTCATATTTAATAGATCTTTAGAAATAATATGGAAAGATATGACAAACTTTTGTCTTGACTGTGATACTGAGGCCTTATGGCTACAACATACTTGTATGCATTCCACAGGAAATACCAGCCACTGTCTCACGAGTTTGTGCTCTGCATTAGTCTATCGCAGTCTCAGCAGCAGAGGCTGACAGTCTTTACTGGCAGTTTTTACCCCGCAGAAGCTGTGCTGTTCCAATCCTCTTCAATGAGTCACGGACTGAGGGACGAATCTTTTGCGGGCGAGAGGATGAGTCAGCGCAGAATTCGAACAGATGATCCCTCAGGCCAACCCACCTCACGCAGGTGCAGTCATGGAGATGGAGTAAAAGTAAGATGGGACAGACAACTTTCTCTGCAACATTAAGCAACCACTACAGCGTGTACTTTCTACAACAGATTGGAAGACCAAGGTGAATTTACAAAGTACTTTGATGACTGGGGGGGGGATAACCAGTTTAATTTATTCTGAAAACACAATTATGCTTAGACATATAATACCACATTATCCAATAAATATACTATACATAACTAAAGAAATATAATTACAGCA
This genomic stretch from Megalops cyprinoides isolate fMegCyp1 chromosome 1, fMegCyp1.pri, whole genome shotgun sequence harbors:
- the s1pr5b gene encoding sphingosine 1-phosphate receptor 5b, with product MEASHFALAEVRPTVAAVVPVSTSSQYLVRFFREYQNNSVIVAHYNYTGKLKENKYQGSLKPEAIVFLVICLLIVLENAVVLVAIWRNKKFHLPMYYLLGNLTLSDLLAGFTYMVNILMSGPNTMKLTPLMWFLREGGVFITLAASIISLLAIAIERHVTMVNMKPYHGAKRGRMFALIGASWVLSVLLGVLPVMGWNCLGHLPECSTVLPLYSKSYILFCISVFSAVLLSIVVLYVRIFRIVKSNTQRLGSLRKGLARKSQKYMALLKTVTIVLGVFIACWLPLFVLLLLDFCCQVRGCSVLFKADYFLGIAMVNSLLNPIIYTLTSKDMRRAIIKLLCRHCLMTKDGQVKKIGLAFLECSTSKTEVASHKLEGLETTVSSGNITPSPVKALYPKVLNS